AGTCCAACTATCGCGTTTGGCACTTGGAACTCGACAGCAACGGAAGTGTTGTCTCAATTGGCGCTATGACGCGAGAAGAGCTTGTGAAGGATTTATTCCAGAATTACAGGAATAAGGGAGAGTCGAATTGGAGGGCGTTCCTTCAAGACCGAGAAGACTCCACCGTGATCGAGTTGTATGACTTTATTTCAAAGAACCCGAATGAGAACACTCATTTTGGTAACTTACCAACCTTATCGGAGTTTCAGAAAACTCTAGAGCAGCTACAGCTTAGAATGGAGCTTCAACCCATAGCAGCTTAAACAAAATTCTGGTTTTAACACTTATTAGCCCGCCCAGGCAAAAAAAGGGGCCTTTGGGCCCCTTTTTCCTTTTAGGACTTTCGAAAACTTTCTATAATCCAGTTGTCGTAAACTTTCTAACTCAGACCCTCGGGAGGGATCATGAAACCATTTATTGTAGTAGCTGACGGCTTTGATAAAAATCTATTTGAAGACCTAAAGAATACAACTGGATTTGATGTACATCCATCATCAAAAATTACTCAAGATGAACTAAAGGAATTACTGCCAAAGATTAATGGATTAGTAATTAGATCTGCGACAACTGTAACAAAAGAATACTTAGCACTTGCCCCAAATTTAAAATACGTTATTAGAGCGGGAGCTGGGACTGATAATATTGATAAAGCTTCATGCCAAGAAGTAGGAGTGAAAGTTTCAAATACTCCAGGTGCCAATAATAATTCAGCTGCTGAACATGCAGTTGCACTTATGATGACAGTTCTAAGAAAGACTGCTTGGGCACATCAAACAATGAGTAATGGTGGTTGGGATAAGTCTAAATTTACTGGAAATGAATTAGCGAATAAGAAAGTTGGAATTTTAGGATTTGGGCAAATCGGACAAATCGTAGCAAAGAGAATAGGTGGTTTTGAACCAGAAGTAGAGTTCTTTGATCCATTTCAAGAAGGAAGCGACCTCTCATACGTTTCTAAATGTGATGATTTAAAAAAGCTTTTCAGCGAAAGCGATATTATTACAATTCACACTCCTTTGATGGACGCGACAAGAGGAATTGTAAATAAAGAGCTTCTTTCATTAATGAAGCCTAATGCAATTCTAATTAATGCTGCTAGAGGTGGAATTGTTAATGAAGATGACCTTTACGAGACTTTGAAGGCCGGTAAAATTAGGGGAGCTGGTTTTGATGTTTTTGCAACTGAACCTCTTGAAGAAGATTCTAAACTTAGAACTTTAGATAATTTAGTTATGACTCCACACCTTGGAGCTTCAACAGATGAAGCTCAATTTAGAGTTGGAGAAATGGCCGTTCATCAACTTAAAGAATTTTTCTTAAATGAAAACCTATTAAATGAGGTCAGAGTATAATGAAATCTCTAGCTATTATTGGTTCTCAGTGGGGCGATGAAGGTAAGGGGAAGATTACAGATCTTCTAAGCCAAAAGTGTGATGTTGTTGTTCGCTTTCAAGGTGGTAACAACGCTGGCCACACAATCATCGTTAAAGATAAGAAGATTGTTCTTCACTTAATTCCTTCGGGGATTTTACATGATCATTGCGTTTCTGTAGTAGGCCACGGAGTTGTTTTTGATCCTGAAGCATTTAAGACAGAGCTTGAAAATGTTACGAGCAATGGAATTACTGTAAATAGTAAGAAACTTAAGATTTCTGGTAATGCTAGTGTCATCACTATGTATAATAGGTTGATCGATGCGCAGAGAGAGTCTAAAGGGCCATTAAAGATTGGAACAACTGGAAAAGGAATCGGCCCTGCTTACGAAGATAAGATTTCTAGAAAAGGAATTAAATTAAAAGATCTCTTAGATAGAGACCTTTTGATAGATAAATTAAAAGCAAATCTTATCGAAAAAGAGTTTCTTCTAAAAAACCTCTATCAAGTTGAGTATCCAAGTGTTGAAGAAGAAGCTTCAAGGCTCTTTGAACTTGGGAAAATGATTGAACCATTTATTTGCGATACATTTAGTTTCTTAGATCACGCAGTTAAAGAAAATAAGAATATTCTCTTTGAAGGTGCTCAAGGAATTCTCTTAGATATTGATTACGGCTCTTATCCATTTGTGACTTCTTCAAGCACAAGTTATGGTGGGATCTTCACTGGTGCAGGGATGCCTTCTGGAAAAGTTGATGAAGTCTTAGGGATTACAAAGGCCTATACAACAAGAGTTGGAGAGGGACCTTTTCCTACAGAGCTCTTCTCTGATGTTGGAGAATTTATCCAGCAAAAAGGTGGAGAGTTCGGGGCAACAACTGGAAGAAAGAGAAGATGTGGTTGGTTAGACCTTCCTCTTCTTAAGTACGCAGTAAAATGTTCAAGCCTAACAAGTATTGCGCTTACTAAAGTCGATGTACTAAGTGGAATGGATGAGCTTAAAGTGTGTAAGTCATATAAGTATAATGGTGAAGAAATTGATTGCGCTTATCCTGGGATTGATCTTTCAAAAGTTGAGCCAATCTTTACTGATATCGCTCCATTTGATGATGATTTCAAAGGGGAGCTCTCTGATAATTTAAAGTCATATATTGAAATGATTGAAAAGGAATTAGGAATACCTGTTTCTATTTTGGCATTTGGACCAGAGAGAAGTGAAATTGTATTTAGAAAAGAATTTTTTAATTAATAAAAAGAGGGAGTGGGTCTAGTCACTCCCTCTCTTTTCCAAGGAAGGAAGAAAAAGGAATGCTCCTTTTATTAAATTTTTTCTCTATGAATCTCTAATATTTTTTCTTGAAATAAATCTAGAGAATTAACTCTTTTAGAATCCTCTTTATTAACCTGTAGTTCTTGTGAACATTCATCTATTACAGATACTGAATCATCAGCTTTAGATGAGAAACTAGCGGCGCTAATTAGTAAGAAAAATAATAGAGCAAGATGTCGTTTGTAAGGCATAATCGATCTCCTGTTATACTTACAAGATTAATTATGCCTACGTTGAAATGTCTTTGTGTCAGTTGAATGTAAAGTAATGGTGATTATTGGATTAGTTCTGCGAATACTTTACCGTCTTTGTATTCTTTTAAGTACACATTGCGAATCTGATTCTTTAACTCAAGTTCTGTTTGAACATAGACTTTTACATAGTTTGTTGTGTAGCCAGTGTAAAGTCCATCTCTAGTTCTTCTTTCAAATAGAACTTCACTCTGTGAACCAATTTGATCTTCAGAAAATAATGAGAGCTTGGCTTCTCCTAAGTGTAGAAGTGATTTAACTCTCTCTTTCTTAGTGGCATTATGAATATGATTATCTAATTTAGAAGCAGTTGTTCCCTTTCTCTTTGAGTATGGAAAAACATGAAAGTGAGTAATAGGCAGCTCTTTAACTAGATTGTAAGTATTTTCAAATTGCTCTTTAGTCTCACCAGGAAAACCACAAATTAGATCAGCTCCAATTCCCGCATTTGGA
This sequence is a window from Halobacteriovorax sp. JY17. Protein-coding genes within it:
- a CDS encoding hydroxyacid dehydrogenase yields the protein MKPFIVVADGFDKNLFEDLKNTTGFDVHPSSKITQDELKELLPKINGLVIRSATTVTKEYLALAPNLKYVIRAGAGTDNIDKASCQEVGVKVSNTPGANNNSAAEHAVALMMTVLRKTAWAHQTMSNGGWDKSKFTGNELANKKVGILGFGQIGQIVAKRIGGFEPEVEFFDPFQEGSDLSYVSKCDDLKKLFSESDIITIHTPLMDATRGIVNKELLSLMKPNAILINAARGGIVNEDDLYETLKAGKIRGAGFDVFATEPLEEDSKLRTLDNLVMTPHLGASTDEAQFRVGEMAVHQLKEFFLNENLLNEVRV
- a CDS encoding adenylosuccinate synthase; amino-acid sequence: MKSLAIIGSQWGDEGKGKITDLLSQKCDVVVRFQGGNNAGHTIIVKDKKIVLHLIPSGILHDHCVSVVGHGVVFDPEAFKTELENVTSNGITVNSKKLKISGNASVITMYNRLIDAQRESKGPLKIGTTGKGIGPAYEDKISRKGIKLKDLLDRDLLIDKLKANLIEKEFLLKNLYQVEYPSVEEEASRLFELGKMIEPFICDTFSFLDHAVKENKNILFEGAQGILLDIDYGSYPFVTSSSTSYGGIFTGAGMPSGKVDEVLGITKAYTTRVGEGPFPTELFSDVGEFIQQKGGEFGATTGRKRRCGWLDLPLLKYAVKCSSLTSIALTKVDVLSGMDELKVCKSYKYNGEEIDCAYPGIDLSKVEPIFTDIAPFDDDFKGELSDNLKSYIEMIEKELGIPVSILAFGPERSEIVFRKEFFN